In Erigeron canadensis isolate Cc75 chromosome 1, C_canadensis_v1, whole genome shotgun sequence, a single window of DNA contains:
- the LOC122603859 gene encoding 60S ribosomal protein L6, with translation MAPKQRTPHACRNPDLIRGVGKYSRSQMYHKRGLWAIKAKNGGTFPTHPKKTAEAPAAVKPPKFYPADDVKKPLVNKRKARPTKLRASITPGTVLIILAGRFKGKRVVFLKQLTSGLLLVTGPFKINGVPLRRVNQSYVIATSTKIDIAGVNAEKFDDKYFGKKVEKKKKKGEGEFFEAEKEEKNQLPQDKKDDQKTIDAALIKCIEAVPELKSYLGARFSLKAGMKPHELVF, from the exons ATGGCGCCAAAGCAAAGAACCCCACATGCCTGCCGTAACCCAGATCTCATCAGGGGTGTTGGCAAATACTCACGTAGCCAGATGTATCACAAAAGAGGTTTGTGGGCCATCAAGGCCAAAAATGGCGGCACTTTCCCTACCCACCCGAAAAAGACGGCTGAAGCTCCGGCCGCCGTCAAGCCGCCTAAGTTTTACCCGGCTGATGATGTCAAGAAACCCCTTGTTAATAAGCGTAAAGCTAGACCCACCAAGCTTAG GGCAAGTATTACTCCTGGAAcagttttgattattttggcTGGTAGGTTTAAGGGGAAAAGAGTTGTCTTTTTGAAGCAGCTTACTTCTGGATTGCTTCTTGTTACTG GCCCATTCAAGATTAACGGTGTTCCACTAAGGAGGGTGAATCAGTCCTATGTAATTGCAACTTCGACCAAGATTGACATTGCAGGAGTGAATGCTGAGAAGTTTGATGACAAGTATTTCGGTAAAAAagttgagaagaagaaaaagaagggtGAAGGAGAGTTCTTTGAAGCTGAAAAGGAG GAGAAGAACCAGTTGCCACAGGACAAGAAAGATGATCAGAAGACAATCGATGCTGCATTGATAAAATGTATTGAGGCCGTTCCAGAACTGAAGAGCTATTTGGGTGCCAGGTTTTCACTCAAGGCAGGCATGAAACCCCATGAGCTTGTATTTTAG